A genomic segment from Candidatus Brocadia sinica JPN1 encodes:
- the cutA gene encoding divalent-cation tolerance protein CutA: MAKAIVIFVTASSTDEARKIGQTLVEEGRVACCNIVQPVESIFKWEGKLQVEREVLMICKTREDLFDTVEKRIKQLHSYQVPEIIAVPITQGSKGYLDWVTKETETLQ; encoded by the coding sequence ATGGCAAAAGCAATTGTAATTTTTGTGACAGCAAGTTCAACTGATGAAGCAAGAAAAATAGGTCAAACTTTGGTAGAAGAGGGCCGAGTCGCTTGTTGTAACATTGTCCAGCCTGTCGAATCTATTTTCAAATGGGAAGGTAAATTACAGGTTGAACGCGAAGTGTTAATGATATGTAAAACGAGAGAAGACCTGTTTGATACGGTGGAAAAACGCATCAAACAACTACACAGTTACCAGGTACCGGAGATTATTGCCGTACCAATCACCCAAGGTTCGAAGGGTTACCTGGATTGGGTAACAAAGGAGACCGAAACCCTTCAGTAA
- a CDS encoding MBL fold metallo-hydrolase, giving the protein MMNDLILRRFTVGSYPINGYLVADPGTRIGVFIDPGGFSAEIEDFVKERQIVLRYLFITHGHWDHTEGLAKFNNRYQVQSYAGEGEVNAVNHLLRGGETIEVGYLRFHALSIPGHTPYGISYYVPGCVFTGDALFCGTVGGTGSLKDARRQIEHISKRIFSLPDETLIFPAHGPMTTVGVEKYTNPFFR; this is encoded by the coding sequence ATGATGAATGATCTGATATTGAGACGCTTTACGGTAGGAAGCTATCCAATTAACGGTTATTTGGTGGCCGATCCCGGCACCCGGATCGGGGTATTTATCGATCCGGGGGGTTTTAGTGCTGAGATTGAGGACTTTGTAAAAGAACGGCAAATCGTGCTGCGGTATCTCTTTATTACACATGGCCATTGGGACCATACCGAAGGTCTGGCTAAATTCAACAACCGCTATCAGGTACAGAGCTATGCCGGAGAGGGAGAAGTCAATGCCGTTAACCATTTGTTACGGGGTGGTGAGACCATCGAGGTCGGATATTTACGATTTCATGCCTTGTCTATACCGGGACATACGCCGTATGGCATCTCGTACTACGTGCCAGGTTGTGTTTTTACCGGTGATGCACTTTTTTGCGGGACGGTTGGCGGGACAGGTTCGCTAAAAGACGCCCGGCGTCAAATCGAGCATATCAGCAAGCGTATCTTTTCCTTGCCGGACGAGACCCTGATCTTTCCAGCCCACGGACCCATGACCACCGTAGGTGTTGAAAAATATACCAATCCCTTTTTCAGATAA